A portion of the Candidatus Pristimantibacillus lignocellulolyticus genome contains these proteins:
- a CDS encoding AzlD domain-containing protein yields the protein MSTTFLWIVIGCAIVTWIPRIVPFILVKKVELPEVIMKWLSYIPICILTALIVEHVWIVDGTGISAISIDLPFIYALLPTVIVAIWSRSLSLTVLIGVIAMALVRYFS from the coding sequence ATGAGTACAACATTTTTATGGATTGTTATTGGATGTGCCATTGTCACTTGGATACCGCGCATCGTACCATTTATTTTGGTGAAAAAAGTTGAACTTCCCGAAGTGATAATGAAATGGTTAAGTTACATTCCGATATGTATATTAACGGCATTAATTGTGGAGCATGTATGGATAGTTGATGGAACTGGCATTTCTGCTATTTCCATTGACCTACCCTTCATTTACGCCTTACTCCCTACTGTTATTGTAGCTATATGGAGCAGGAGCTTATCTCTAACTGTACTAATTGGAGTTATAGCAATGGCATTAGTACGCTATTTCTCTTGA
- a CDS encoding AzlC family ABC transporter permease, whose translation MINETTLNPPSEKQLFWQGVKDCVPTLLGYIGIGGAFGIVGSASNLSILEIMLLSIFVYAGSAQFIICALLVAHTPLSVVIFTTFIVNLRHFLMGLTVAPAFKSYSIWRNIGIGTLLTDETFGVASTKLMGQQRMQASWMDGLNITAYLCWIISSVVGACLGQWISNPEILGLDFALIAMFVALLILQLQQVASSKLKPMLFVVGYTIIFMFILMLFLPSHLAVIIATILAATIGVLTER comes from the coding sequence ATGATTAATGAAACAACACTAAATCCACCTTCCGAGAAACAGTTGTTTTGGCAAGGTGTTAAAGATTGCGTACCTACTTTACTTGGATATATCGGAATTGGTGGAGCTTTCGGTATTGTCGGTTCTGCATCAAATCTTTCGATACTCGAAATTATGTTACTTTCCATATTCGTATATGCTGGATCGGCGCAATTTATTATTTGCGCGTTATTAGTCGCACATACGCCGCTATCTGTAGTTATTTTTACTACATTCATTGTAAATTTGCGACATTTTCTTATGGGACTAACAGTTGCTCCGGCTTTCAAGTCGTATTCTATATGGCGCAATATAGGAATCGGTACTTTATTAACCGATGAAACATTTGGTGTTGCTTCAACAAAGCTGATGGGGCAACAACGTATGCAAGCCAGCTGGATGGACGGACTTAATATTACTGCTTATTTATGTTGGATCATTTCCAGCGTTGTTGGAGCATGCTTAGGACAATGGATTAGTAATCCTGAAATATTGGGGCTAGATTTCGCATTAATTGCAATGTTTGTAGCATTGCTTATATTACAACTACAGCAAGTTGCATCTTCCAAGTTGAAACCTATGTTATTCGTTGTTGGGTACACTATTATTTTTATGTTTATACTGATGCTATTTCTTCCCTCACATCTAGCGGTTATTATCGCTACAATTTTAGCGGCAACGATCGGAGTGTTGACTGAACGATGA
- a CDS encoding MFS transporter — protein sequence MNIKVIALTIAAFVVGLVELIIGGILPQISEDLNVSISSAGLLITVFSLVFAIAGPLLLSATSKIERKKLLLISLTIFFVGTMIAFLAPNYFILLIARIVNAASGSLVIVLALTLSIKVVSENYRARAIGFVSMGISSSIVIGIPVGVLISDFWSWRIIFLIASILTVIAFFIIVLFIEKVPGGKVITIREQFLAIKQIKIASGHLMMMFAIGGHYLFYAYLTPYVQQYYGLNASQVSMIYFVFGFSAIAGGFLGGILSDKINPRRAVVTIVATFLVTLLLISLTRDNFYLFIPLLIIWGIMSWAVSPPQQAYLIQTSPKTGDIQQSIHNSALQFGIAGGSALGGFLIDFTDDVTTNSWAACFVMAIALGLAIFSTTRPVPQDNNA from the coding sequence ATGAACATCAAGGTTATCGCACTAACGATTGCAGCTTTTGTAGTTGGATTAGTTGAACTAATAATTGGAGGTATTCTTCCTCAGATCTCAGAAGATCTAAATGTTAGTATTTCCTCCGCTGGCTTACTTATTACAGTTTTTTCACTTGTATTTGCTATTGCAGGTCCATTATTATTATCAGCAACATCTAAAATCGAGCGTAAAAAGTTATTATTAATCTCGTTAACTATATTCTTTGTTGGGACAATGATTGCCTTTCTCGCGCCAAATTACTTCATATTACTTATTGCTCGCATTGTTAATGCCGCATCTGGCTCACTCGTCATCGTACTAGCGTTGACATTATCAATTAAAGTTGTATCCGAGAACTATCGAGCTAGAGCTATTGGTTTTGTATCAATGGGAATTAGTTCATCCATCGTTATAGGTATTCCCGTTGGTGTTTTAATAAGTGATTTTTGGAGTTGGCGTATTATCTTTCTAATCGCTTCCATTTTAACGGTTATAGCCTTCTTTATTATTGTTTTATTTATTGAGAAAGTACCTGGCGGTAAAGTTATTACGATTCGCGAACAATTCCTAGCCATTAAACAGATCAAAATTGCATCCGGACATCTGATGATGATGTTTGCGATTGGCGGTCACTACTTGTTCTATGCATACTTAACTCCTTACGTTCAGCAATACTACGGATTGAATGCAAGTCAGGTTAGTATGATCTACTTCGTGTTCGGTTTCTCTGCAATTGCTGGTGGATTTTTAGGCGGCATATTATCTGATAAAATCAATCCACGACGGGCTGTAGTAACGATTGTTGCGACATTTCTAGTGACATTATTGCTGATATCATTGACGCGTGACAACTTCTATCTTTTTATCCCATTACTTATTATATGGGGAATTATGTCTTGGGCAGTATCACCACCACAACAAGCTTATCTAATTCAAACGAGCCCAAAAACAGGAGATATTCAGCAAAGTATTCATAACTCCGCATTACAATTCGGAATTGCTGGTGGTTCTGCATTAGGTGGTTTTCTTATTGATTTCACAGATGATGTAACGACGAACAGTTGGGCTGCTTGTTTTGTGATGGCAATCGCACTTGGACTAGCTATTTTCTCAACAACAAGACCCGTACCGCAAGATAACAATGCATAG
- a CDS encoding cyclic nucleotide-binding domain-containing protein encodes MTHDEEQLQIKQWLTNNDIVELFHETTFAQMSLRQLQPGELLVENGDQVQHLYIQVEGKLKISTALPNGRTLLLRFCQPISLIGDIELINGEQAKVFVEAINTSTVIAIPYRALQEYELKHAQFLRYLLDHVSHKLNSISLSASVNVLTSVENRFASYLISIAQNTEHLKFKRGELETTKLTEIAELLGTSYRHLNRVIKKFVDQKLIQKNYNGIVIIDMEGLQKLSNGSLYQ; translated from the coding sequence ATGACTCATGATGAAGAACAATTACAAATTAAACAATGGCTAACTAACAATGATATAGTGGAGCTATTTCATGAAACAACTTTTGCACAGATGAGCTTGAGACAACTTCAGCCCGGTGAGTTGCTAGTTGAAAATGGAGATCAGGTGCAACATTTATATATTCAAGTTGAAGGTAAATTAAAAATATCGACAGCTTTGCCTAATGGACGCACATTGTTATTACGTTTTTGCCAACCGATCTCATTGATTGGTGATATAGAACTTATTAATGGAGAACAAGCAAAGGTATTTGTTGAAGCAATTAATACTTCGACGGTTATCGCCATCCCATACCGAGCACTTCAAGAGTATGAATTGAAGCATGCCCAATTTCTAAGATATTTACTAGATCACGTTTCTCATAAATTAAATAGTATTTCGTTATCGGCAAGTGTGAATGTACTTACTTCAGTAGAAAATCGTTTTGCAAGTTATTTGATTTCTATTGCACAAAATACAGAACATTTAAAGTTCAAACGCGGTGAATTAGAAACGACGAAACTAACTGAAATTGCTGAATTATTAGGAACAAGTTATCGACATTTGAATCGAGTTATTAAAAAGTTCGTTGATCAAAAATTAATTCAAAAAAATTATAATGGCATCGTCATTATCGATATGGAAGGTTTACAAAAATTAAGTAACGGAAGTCTATATCAATAG
- a CDS encoding Rrf2 family transcriptional regulator: MVNHRMSVAIHVMTLIALTEQKELLTSEWIAGSVNTNPVVIRRITSSLKKAGLLRSGRGTKGMSLTKAVNDITLYEIYAAVTPDHELFAIHKDTNIDCRVGRKIESSLGEVYADLGKKLEDELSKVTLGMITDRI, encoded by the coding sequence ATGGTAAATCATCGTATGTCTGTCGCAATCCATGTGATGACTCTCATTGCTCTTACGGAGCAAAAGGAATTACTGACATCCGAATGGATTGCTGGTAGTGTCAATACGAATCCAGTTGTCATTAGGAGAATTACATCCTCCCTTAAGAAGGCAGGTCTGTTGCGTTCCGGTCGAGGAACGAAGGGAATGTCTCTAACAAAAGCTGTAAATGATATTACGCTCTACGAAATCTATGCTGCGGTAACACCTGATCATGAATTATTTGCTATTCATAAGGATACCAATATAGATTGTCGTGTTGGACGTAAGATCGAGAGTAGCTTGGGTGAAGTCTATGCAGATTTGGGAAAAAAGCTTGAGGATGAATTATCGAAAGTGACATTGGGAATGATAACAGATCGAATCTAG
- a CDS encoding NAD(P)-dependent oxidoreductase, with amino-acid sequence MKIAVIGASGKAGSNIVEEALSRGHEVTAIVRDASKVNNSKVNVIEKDIQALTTEDIKGFDAVVNAFGAPFGSEQLHVELGQHLIELFQGVSTRLIVVGGAGSLYVDPELTLKVMDTADFPEMFYATASNQGRNLEDLKASSINWTFLSPGGFFDPEGKRSGSYKVGGDQLILNDQQESYISYSDYAIAIVDEIDNANHVKARFSVVGPH; translated from the coding sequence ATGAAAATCGCAGTTATTGGAGCAAGTGGTAAAGCAGGGTCTAACATCGTGGAGGAAGCTTTAAGTCGTGGGCATGAAGTTACTGCAATCGTGCGTGATGCATCAAAAGTAAACAATAGTAAAGTAAACGTTATCGAAAAGGATATTCAAGCACTTACGACTGAAGATATTAAAGGTTTTGATGCGGTAGTTAATGCATTTGGTGCGCCATTTGGTTCAGAGCAGTTACATGTAGAACTTGGCCAACATCTAATTGAATTATTCCAAGGCGTATCAACTCGTCTAATTGTTGTAGGTGGTGCTGGAAGCTTGTATGTTGATCCTGAATTAACACTAAAAGTAATGGATACAGCTGATTTCCCTGAAATGTTCTATGCAACAGCAAGCAATCAAGGACGCAACTTAGAAGATCTGAAAGCCTCAAGCATTAACTGGACATTTTTAAGCCCTGGTGGTTTCTTCGATCCTGAAGGTAAACGTAGCGGTAGTTATAAAGTTGGTGGTGATCAGCTAATTCTGAATGATCAACAAGAAAGCTACATTAGCTATAGTGATTATGCTATTGCAATCGTTGATGAAATCGACAATGCTAACCATGTGAAAGCTCGCTTTAGCGTTGTTGGACCTCATTAA
- a CDS encoding gamma-D-glutamyl-meso-diaminopimelate peptidase has translation MRIKPLVASLIILAMLAPFHYADAADVVKQKKEYTYEMVKRDLIALEKSYPDLVELKTIGKTEYGREIYAISVGKGTPTAFVNASHHAREHFTTAIVMNQIQDLLTRSETEDKVNTLLDHVTLWFVSMVNADGVTLVQQGVSAFPEADRKAILAMNDGKTDFSRWKANAKGIDLNRQYPADWANIKSNPGKKYYANYKGSSPLQTKENQAIMTFTYEINPQMTMSYHSSGQVIYWNFHNDESVIARDTKLARQLAQITGYKLMTPTTNPSGGGYSDWFIQTFKRPAYTPELATSSGERPVKLNQFAEEWKRNKEVPIWLAENAYILWRDEVQSKLIEEEVEITLTEKTKIYHSMNKSDSAYSTISPTTIKSTAHWDKWYLVETWLGEKYIYVADAEIVTPVKTVNITKSTKMHAIPYENSNVKGYLSPQTIKVITQTGNWSKVNTWLGEVWIQVK, from the coding sequence ATGAGGATTAAACCATTAGTAGCAAGTCTAATCATTCTAGCAATGCTGGCGCCGTTTCACTATGCTGATGCAGCGGATGTTGTGAAACAAAAAAAAGAATATACATATGAGATGGTGAAAAGAGATCTTATCGCGCTAGAGAAGAGTTACCCTGATCTTGTTGAACTGAAAACGATAGGGAAGACTGAGTATGGTAGAGAGATTTATGCGATATCGGTTGGAAAAGGCACACCAACAGCATTTGTTAATGCTTCTCATCATGCTAGAGAGCATTTCACAACTGCTATAGTGATGAATCAGATTCAAGATTTACTTACTCGTTCTGAGACAGAAGATAAAGTAAACACATTACTTGATCACGTCACGCTATGGTTTGTATCTATGGTGAATGCAGATGGAGTTACACTTGTTCAACAAGGTGTATCGGCATTCCCAGAAGCAGATAGAAAAGCGATACTTGCGATGAATGATGGGAAAACGGACTTTTCCAGATGGAAAGCTAATGCAAAGGGCATTGATCTTAATAGACAGTATCCGGCAGATTGGGCAAACATCAAGTCTAATCCCGGTAAAAAGTATTATGCAAACTATAAGGGAAGCTCACCATTACAAACAAAAGAAAATCAAGCAATTATGACTTTTACATACGAAATCAATCCTCAAATGACGATGTCCTATCATTCTTCTGGACAAGTGATCTACTGGAATTTTCATAATGACGAGAGCGTCATTGCTAGAGATACAAAATTAGCTAGACAATTAGCACAAATAACAGGATATAAATTAATGACGCCGACAACGAATCCCTCCGGAGGCGGATATTCAGATTGGTTTATTCAAACATTCAAACGTCCTGCTTATACGCCTGAACTAGCAACAAGTAGTGGCGAAAGACCTGTAAAATTGAATCAGTTTGCCGAAGAGTGGAAGCGTAACAAAGAAGTTCCAATATGGTTAGCCGAAAATGCTTATATATTATGGAGAGATGAAGTTCAAAGCAAATTAATAGAAGAAGAAGTAGAAATCACGTTAACAGAGAAAACAAAAATCTATCATTCAATGAATAAGAGTGACTCTGCTTATTCAACAATTTCACCAACAACGATTAAATCTACTGCTCATTGGGATAAATGGTATCTTGTTGAGACATGGTTAGGTGAAAAATACATCTATGTAGCTGATGCAGAAATTGTAACTCCAGTAAAGACGGTGAACATTACGAAATCTACTAAGATGCATGCAATTCCTTATGAAAATTCAAATGTGAAAGGTTACTTATCTCCACAAACTATCAAAGTGATTACACAAACAGGGAACTGGTCAAAAGTAAACACATGGCTAGGAGAAGTATGGATACAAGTTAAGTAA
- a CDS encoding MarR family transcriptional regulator, with protein sequence MKQSLMSNLRLVSRLYINGLTELLIPYNFTPLQWALLRYLVENGESTYSDVATKWQMENPTITPVAHNLVKRQLIEIQTGLDKRQKLMVVTPLGQEQYDNIQRTIYPYLEEVFEGIDEQQQLVLEEVFENMYKNMTRRG encoded by the coding sequence TTGAAACAAAGTTTAATGTCTAATCTTCGTTTAGTTTCTCGTTTGTACATTAATGGTTTGACTGAGTTGTTAATTCCATATAATTTTACTCCACTTCAATGGGCACTATTACGCTATCTTGTAGAGAATGGGGAGTCCACCTATTCGGATGTAGCTACAAAATGGCAAATGGAAAATCCAACGATTACTCCAGTCGCTCACAATCTTGTTAAGCGTCAACTAATCGAAATTCAAACAGGATTAGATAAGCGTCAAAAATTAATGGTGGTTACTCCGCTGGGGCAAGAGCAATACGATAATATTCAACGTACAATTTATCCGTATCTTGAAGAAGTTTTTGAAGGAATAGATGAACAGCAACAACTAGTTTTAGAAGAAGTATTTGAAAATATGTATAAAAACATGACGAGAAGGGGTTAA
- a CDS encoding MFS transporter: MEKEKLWTKQFMIVSLINFLVVLMFYLLMVTIASYAKIEYNASTSTAGLVSSIFIIGSLIGRLFSGRLIVSLGSKKILWIGIISFLGTSCLYFIHIGIGFLMITRLLQGIAVGIVGTASGTVIAQIVPRSRKGEGIGYYSLSAILATAIGPLIGIWLLKLDSGFTWMFALNVIVSVISIVIIIISKLEVPVIKLTKGTSHGSTSFVSKFLEMRAVPISFVALLVGFSYSGVMSFLSFYAEDINLVEASGYFFLVYALIVIFSRPITGKIFDARGANIIVYPCLVLFALGMILFSQATVGWVLLVSAVLIGVGYGNFNSVAQAVAVKVTPSHRVGLATSTYFILYDLGLGLGPYILGFIVPSSGYRTIFLSMAVLIVICIPIYYILHGRKDKFLLR; the protein is encoded by the coding sequence GTGGAGAAAGAGAAATTATGGACGAAACAGTTCATGATTGTATCGTTAATCAATTTTTTGGTTGTCTTAATGTTTTATTTGTTAATGGTAACAATCGCGTCCTATGCAAAAATAGAATACAACGCTTCAACAAGTACAGCAGGCCTTGTATCTAGTATATTTATTATTGGCTCATTGATTGGTCGATTATTTTCTGGCCGATTAATTGTCTCATTAGGATCAAAGAAAATTTTGTGGATAGGAATTATTTCGTTCCTTGGCACATCATGTCTATACTTTATTCATATAGGTATTGGTTTCTTAATGATCACACGCCTACTACAAGGTATTGCAGTTGGTATAGTAGGAACGGCATCAGGTACAGTAATTGCTCAAATTGTTCCTCGATCCCGTAAAGGTGAAGGGATTGGTTACTATAGTTTAAGTGCAATTCTTGCTACAGCAATTGGCCCATTGATCGGGATTTGGTTACTGAAGTTAGATAGCGGATTTACTTGGATGTTTGCCCTTAACGTTATCGTTTCAGTTATTTCAATAGTCATCATTATAATTTCGAAACTTGAGGTACCCGTTATTAAATTAACAAAAGGAACAAGTCATGGATCCACATCTTTTGTATCTAAATTTCTTGAGATGCGTGCAGTTCCGATTTCTTTTGTTGCTTTATTAGTTGGTTTCTCTTATTCAGGCGTGATGTCATTTCTTTCATTCTATGCGGAAGATATTAATTTGGTAGAAGCATCGGGTTACTTTTTCTTAGTATATGCACTTATTGTTATCTTCTCTAGACCAATCACGGGTAAAATTTTTGATGCTCGTGGAGCTAATATTATTGTATATCCATGTCTTGTATTATTTGCACTCGGAATGATCTTATTCAGTCAAGCAACAGTAGGGTGGGTACTTCTTGTTTCTGCAGTACTCATTGGGGTTGGATATGGTAATTTTAACTCGGTTGCTCAAGCCGTTGCAGTAAAAGTTACACCTAGTCATCGCGTAGGGTTAGCAACTTCAACCTATTTTATTTTGTATGATCTAGGTCTTGGCTTGGGACCATATATTTTAGGTTTCATCGTGCCATCAAGTGGATATCGTACAATCTTCTTGTCGATGGCTGTGCTTATTGTTATTTGTATACCGATCTATTACATCTTACACGGTCGTAAAGACAAATTTTTATTGCGTTAA
- a CDS encoding SGNH/GDSL hydrolase family protein, giving the protein MILEKGQKLLFIGDSITDCDRSKPEGEGLFHAIGRGYVSLVDGLLQSTYPELGIRVVNKGTSGNTVRDLKARWQEDVILQKPDWLSIMIGINDVWRQYDTPFITDYHVYIDEYEETLRSLIIETKQTVPNIILMTPFYIEPNLNDAMRATMDQYGAVVKRLGVELSLPVVDTQAAFEGVLQHLYPATLAWDRVHPTPAGHLLLAKAFLKEVGFVWDR; this is encoded by the coding sequence ATGATATTAGAAAAAGGTCAGAAACTATTATTTATTGGTGATTCCATTACAGATTGTGATCGTTCAAAGCCTGAAGGTGAAGGTTTATTCCATGCGATAGGTCGCGGATATGTATCACTTGTGGATGGATTACTTCAGTCAACTTATCCAGAACTCGGGATAAGAGTTGTGAATAAAGGAACTAGTGGTAATACTGTTAGGGATTTGAAAGCACGATGGCAAGAAGATGTTATATTGCAAAAACCAGACTGGTTATCGATCATGATCGGTATTAATGATGTATGGAGACAATATGATACACCATTTATTACAGATTATCATGTCTATATTGATGAATACGAAGAAACATTACGTTCACTTATTATTGAAACAAAGCAAACGGTGCCGAATATCATTCTTATGACCCCTTTTTATATAGAACCGAATTTAAATGATGCGATGCGTGCAACAATGGATCAATATGGAGCTGTTGTTAAACGATTAGGTGTTGAACTATCGCTTCCTGTAGTAGATACGCAAGCAGCTTTTGAAGGAGTTCTTCAGCATTTATATCCAGCAACACTTGCATGGGATCGAGTACATCCAACCCCAGCCGGACATTTACTGTTGGCAAAGGCCTTCCTTAAAGAAGTCGGGTTTGTCTGGGACCGCTAA
- a CDS encoding MerR family transcriptional regulator, which yields MNVKEVSQLVGISIRTLHHYDEIGLLKPDQLTAAGYRQYSPHNLQTLQHILFFKELGFSLKHIKEMIQSATFDTLDALELQRKSLIVKRSQYDKMIATIEHTMAHLKGERDMSAKEQFAGLQWDHNPYEQEAREKWGNESVDQSKKKLDSFSPEQKQDISEQWEQLYQKLASRIGTAVDSPETQQLTAEWFHMLNNFGKYSYDAFIGLGQMYVMDERFTNNIDRYGAGLAQYMCEAMEYWGNKMIQGSSKSGL from the coding sequence ATGAACGTTAAAGAAGTATCTCAATTGGTTGGTATTAGTATACGTACTTTACATCATTATGACGAGATCGGATTGTTGAAGCCTGATCAACTTACAGCTGCCGGTTATCGTCAGTACTCACCTCATAATTTACAAACATTACAGCATATATTGTTTTTCAAAGAGCTAGGATTCAGCTTAAAGCATATTAAAGAAATGATCCAAAGCGCTACCTTCGATACCTTGGATGCTTTGGAGCTACAACGAAAAAGTCTAATTGTAAAACGTAGTCAATATGACAAAATGATTGCGACCATTGAGCACACGATGGCTCATTTGAAAGGAGAACGAGATATGTCAGCGAAAGAACAATTTGCAGGATTACAATGGGATCACAACCCTTATGAGCAAGAAGCTAGAGAAAAATGGGGTAATGAATCTGTGGATCAAAGTAAAAAGAAACTGGATTCATTCAGTCCTGAGCAAAAACAAGACATTAGCGAGCAATGGGAACAACTATATCAAAAGCTTGCGAGTAGAATCGGAACAGCTGTGGATAGCCCAGAGACTCAGCAACTTACAGCGGAATGGTTCCATATGCTTAATAATTTCGGAAAGTATTCCTATGATGCTTTTATCGGATTAGGTCAAATGTATGTAATGGATGAACGTTTTACTAATAACATTGACCGCTACGGAGCAGGATTAGCACAATATATGTGTGAGGCGATGGAGTATTGGGGTAATAAGATGATACAAGGTAGTTCAAAAAGCGGACTTTGA
- a CDS encoding ABC transporter ATP-binding protein yields MLYIDQLHKSYGQQEVVKGMSLHIEKGESYGLLGPNGAGKSTTISMISGLLKPSKGSITVDGINMIDSPKKAQQLLGVVPQEIALYMPMTAKENLMFWGRMYGLKGEFLKQRVQEVLSIIGLTDRANDKVGTFSGGMKRRVNIGAAILHNPNLLIMDEPTVGIDPQSRNHILETVKALNEQGMTIIYTSHYMEEVEFLCHRIGIMDQGELIAEGTIEQLQQVVGNKTSLTITLQEPIQQMDRFIQSLEHICPEENFAVQEHKLTAMSADAQRIIVTVLPFLAEQGLSVTAIDLVQPNLENVFLHLTRRSLRD; encoded by the coding sequence ATGTTATATATTGACCAACTCCATAAGAGCTATGGCCAACAAGAAGTTGTGAAAGGCATGTCATTACATATCGAAAAAGGAGAATCATACGGATTATTAGGTCCCAATGGGGCAGGGAAATCTACGACGATAAGTATGATTAGCGGGTTGTTAAAGCCAAGTAAAGGCAGTATTACGGTTGATGGTATTAATATGATCGATTCACCAAAGAAGGCACAACAGCTGCTGGGTGTAGTACCACAAGAAATTGCATTATATATGCCGATGACGGCTAAGGAAAACTTGATGTTCTGGGGTAGAATGTATGGATTGAAAGGTGAATTTTTGAAACAGCGTGTACAGGAAGTACTATCTATTATTGGATTAACTGATCGTGCCAATGATAAAGTAGGTACGTTCTCTGGTGGTATGAAACGCAGAGTTAACATTGGTGCAGCAATATTACATAATCCAAACCTACTTATTATGGATGAACCTACTGTTGGGATAGATCCTCAATCTCGCAATCATATTTTAGAAACGGTCAAAGCTTTGAATGAGCAAGGCATGACCATTATTTATACAAGTCATTACATGGAAGAAGTAGAGTTTCTATGTCATCGCATAGGTATTATGGATCAGGGTGAATTAATTGCTGAAGGTACAATTGAGCAATTACAGCAAGTAGTAGGTAATAAAACGTCACTTACGATTACGTTACAAGAACCGATTCAACAAATGGATCGGTTCATTCAATCGTTGGAACATATTTGTCCAGAGGAGAACTTCGCCGTTCAAGAGCACAAGTTAACCGCGATGAGTGCGGATGCGCAACGTATTATCGTTACAGTTTTACCGTTTCTTGCAGAGCAAGGCTTGTCAGTAACCGCTATTGATCTAGTTCAACCTAATCTAGAAAATGTATTTCTACATCTAACAAGGCGCAGTTTGCGCGATTAA
- a CDS encoding ABC transporter permease → MLSMWIVQKDLLLLIRNKKALLTLLLMPLILIAILGSAFSNMFASDEDETVAMFHIGVVNEDGSEQSNRFVEDVLQNQLSNFMTIEQLSRAEINEAMDSERISVTLLIPKGFGDQLINNNLPEVELISAGDSSIQTSIIESALIQYQQVNAGVTATVTTLTNHYTELAQSGEAINMERYDANSEMMTLAEPIHEVTVSGTEKTIGSFQYYAVAMGVMFLTMTVVTLVGTMIEEKNDTVYARQLTTRLVAGQYVIGKFIGLLIISLVQLSLIVGGTSLLYGVDWGDSIAAILLTMFSFTLSTTGLGVLVGSFMKTEESFGSIGMIGTQIMSALGGSFVPIYMFPDWMVAISKVLPNALALQMFMDIMTGEGVATIANEAIIATGVGLLLLALAWMRLARKGGIA, encoded by the coding sequence ATGCTAAGTATGTGGATTGTGCAGAAGGATTTACTTCTGCTCATACGCAATAAAAAGGCGCTTCTTACATTATTACTTATGCCCTTAATATTAATTGCCATATTAGGTTCCGCTTTCAGTAATATGTTTGCAAGTGATGAAGATGAAACAGTAGCCATGTTTCATATCGGGGTAGTGAATGAGGATGGCTCTGAACAGAGTAATCGATTCGTAGAAGATGTATTACAAAATCAATTGAGTAACTTTATGACAATTGAACAACTATCACGTGCAGAAATTAACGAAGCGATGGATAGTGAACGAATTAGCGTTACACTCCTTATTCCGAAAGGATTTGGCGATCAGCTAATAAATAATAATTTACCAGAGGTAGAGTTGATTTCTGCAGGGGATAGCAGTATTCAAACGTCTATTATAGAGAGTGCATTAATTCAATACCAACAAGTGAACGCTGGAGTTACTGCAACCGTTACTACATTGACGAATCATTACACAGAATTAGCACAAAGTGGTGAAGCGATTAATATGGAGAGGTATGATGCCAACTCCGAGATGATGACGTTAGCGGAGCCGATACATGAGGTTACCGTTTCTGGTACGGAGAAAACGATAGGATCATTCCAATATTACGCAGTAGCAATGGGTGTTATGTTTCTTACGATGACCGTTGTTACACTTGTAGGAACGATGATTGAGGAGAAAAATGATACCGTATATGCCCGTCAATTGACAACGAGATTAGTAGCAGGGCAGTATGTTATTGGTAAATTTATAGGTCTATTAATCATTAGCTTAGTTCAACTTAGTTTAATTGTAGGTGGTACGTCATTGCTCTATGGAGTCGATTGGGGTGACTCTATCGCTGCTATATTGTTAACGATGTTCAGCTTTACTTTAAGTACAACTGGTCTAGGAGTTCTCGTAGGTTCATTTATGAAAACTGAAGAGTCATTCGGTTCGATTGGTATGATAGGGACACAAATTATGTCTGCACTTGGTGGAAGTTTTGTACCAATCTACATGTTCCCTGATTGGATGGTGGCCATTTCTAAAGTGCTTCCTAATGCACTTGCGCTCCAAATGTTTATGGATATTATGACAGGTGAGGGCGTAGCAACGATAGCAAATGAAGCTATCATCGCCACTGGAGTAGGATTGCTATTACTTGCGCTGGCATGGATGCGTCTAGCTCGTAAAGGGGGCATCGCATAA